CCTTACACCTCTGGCAACTTCATTGACATTTGTTTGAAATCAGGTATTAAAGATAGAGGAGTGGTGTTGGATTCAGAAGAGGATGACCATGAAACTAGATTGCCTAAGCCACATTCCTCTTCATTAGAAGCCGGTTGCAATAAGGAAAGCTCAAGGGTTAGGAAAATGTTTGATCCATTTGTTAAGTCAAAGTCTCTGAGAAGTCCTCTTGGCTATTTAGGAGAAGCAGAAAAGCCTTGGAAGAACAATGAGCGTTGCAAGTCTATGTTGAGTGACTACTCAAACATTCATAAAAGTCTTCCTCCAGTTGTCAATAAGGACTATGTACTGGCATCATCCCCGGTTCATCTACATTGCCGTCTAAAGGTAGAAAGCAAACATGGGTTGCCTGTTTTTCAGTTTGTGTCTGATTCTCCAGAGGATGTTTACACCGCAAAGACGTGGAAATCAGAGACTGGTTCTAGTTGGGTGTATACATTCTCATCTGCTGGGATCAGAAAGAGAAGCAGTGCTAGCGTGAGGGGTTTGAACGATGTTAGCAAAGAGCCTTTGCTTGTGGCTCAGATGCAAGTTTCATGTAACATGTCTTCAGAAGTAAGAAAAAAGGGACAAGATCCAGAGACTTTGATGGTTAACGAGTTTGTTTTGTATGATATTGCACAAGCGAGACGGAGTGACTCTGTCTCCACAAAGGAAGATCAATCACTACTACCTCTTGCTAAACCAGATTCAGATTCAAGAAGCAGCACATTGTCCAGGGATGGTTGTGATACAATGAAGCAGAGATCTCAGCCAAAACGTACATCTCAGAGCTGTGATCTTGAGGCTTCGAATGGAACAAACCCATGGTCAGCTGCAGATTTGCATCCTGACCTTGAGATTGCCGCTATAATTATCCAAGAGACCATTGAGAAGAGAGAGAGCTTAAAGTACAGAAGAGGTGACAAAAGGTTGATGGAGAAAACGAATCTTCTTGGTCTTTCTCCAATAGAAGAGGAGAAAAAGGAGTTGTTTGGTTCTGAAAAGTTGAAAGTTGTAATCCCAAGGGGAAACCATGGGCTACCAACTACCGAAAACTCCGGTCCTTCGCCTTTGATTCAGAGATGGAGGTCAGGAGGTGGTTGTGACTGTGGTGGTTGGGACATGGCTTGTCCTCTTATGGTTTTGGGTAATCCTCTTATCTCATGTTCTCATGATCAGCCTCTTGTGGACTATCAGCATCCTTTGCAACTATTTCTCCAGGTAACATTTGGATCTTGGACTTGTATGAGTAACTGTTGCCCTATAGTTATGAATTTTTGTTTTAAGCCCTCCAAATCTTAAAAAATGTTTTAAGCCCTCCAAATCTCTGATCCGGCCCTCCCAAAAAATGTTTTAACACATCGCCACACTTCTTACCTTTATAGGGTGCTAAAGAGCATATACCAGCGTTGTACATGTCGTTTGCTGAGGAGGGGCAATACGATGTTCACTTCCATGCGCAGTTATCAACTCTGCAAGCATTCTCCACCTGTGTTGCCATATTACATAACACTGAAGTCTCGGATAATTACAGAAACGGCGAGAATGTACAACCGTTGTCACACTGCAGCTCACTGAAAATGTTGATTGATGAGGATGTTCAGTGTTTAGTTGAAGCAGTAACAGAGGAAGGAGAAAAGAATGTTCCTAATCCTGTGAAAGAAGCTGTGATCGCTCTTCAGTCCTACATGCCAAACCCTCCTTTCTCGCCAATCTCTCGAGTGTAGTCTGTGATGCTGTCCAGGATTGGCAGTAAGAAGATAAGAGAAGGTTGGTCTCCAGCTTCCTGACAAAGTGCAGCCATGAAGCGGTTCCCCAAACAAACTAGAACTTGAAGATGGAATGTTCTATGGTCTCCGGTCTGAGAAATGTGTCACGTTATTTATTCATTCTTCCGAGTAGGATCTTTGCAAAAGAAAAAAAAAAGCTACATTGTTCATACTATAAGGTAGCAAATGGGAGTTGCCCAATTTGGTTAGAGTTTCTTATAAGCTTAGATTTGGTTAGATCTTTCAGAAAAAGTTTTGTAACTTGTAGTGAATAATGAGATCATCTTCCTCTTTTCTCTCCCCGGTCAAAAAAGGTACTTTGAACAAATGAATTTTCATCAAATCAATAGTTACATAGCCCAAAAAATGGTAATGATTAAAGTGTTACAATCTTTGTCCTATAATGGGTTAGGGTTATCTCCATCTTTTGTTTTGTGCCAGCGAGCAGAGAGATCTTCTAGAGAGAGTATACTCCTGTAAAATTCATATGAAGCAAAGAATATAGCTCCTTGGGACATGTACATCACCAGTCTGGGGATCAAACCTCTGCATAATACAACAATAAGAGAAGATTATACTGGTAAAGCTGAAGAAGCATGGATGATACAAGCACCAGGGCATGGGAGATAAGATTAGTGAAAAATGAGCAAACCTGTATAGCCCTCGTGGACCTTCTCGTTTCCGTATTGATTGAAGAGCTTGATACACACTAGGATGTTGGGTCTTAGATCCAGGAATCTGCAGCCATAGGATAAGTTTTAAATGTTGGCGACAACTGCTCCTTGAAAAGTTTGGAGAGAGAAACAAACCTGAGTTTGTAATCTTGTTTTCACTACATCAAATGGGGTTGTGAAAAAGGCAGCAGCAGATCCCGCTAGTCCTCCACAGACGAGCTGTCAGGAGATAATCATCCCAAGTTACCATATTTAAAGATAGCTGAAAATAGAGAATCTTAGTACAAACCGTTTGCAATGTTGTGGGTTGAGCCGCTTGACCACAAGGACCTATGGATGGTAATACCATTCGCTTCATGTTTTCATAAACATAGAACTGCATTTCCAATAACTTTGGCATCAGAACTGTATTCAAGCACTGCTATTAGTTAGAGAGAACACGAACAAATTATAGTAAGAGAACCTTAATGATCGAGTGAGGGATATTTCTACAAAGCACTGCACTCCATCCAGCATATAAAGAAAGTAGACCACCTTTCTGGATGATTCCAACTAATGCAGTCCTATATTAATTGACATACCATTTTTTTTTTTGGGGATCAGAAGGTATGAATCCTTTCTTAAGCAAAAGTTAGACTAAAGCTTGCAAAGTTTACCAGCAGTTGCGATAATGTGAACTGACTTGCATCTGCTGTTTGATACGCTCACTTGGCGTGAAGATAAAAGAAGTTGCAACGCTTGCGGAACCCCCGGCTACACAGTGGGCAAGAGAGCAATATTCCTGATATTACAAGGAATTAGATATATGAACTTTGACAATCTACTCAACATGCCAAGAGTAAGACATGTGTGAAAGAGACCTTAGGGAAAACAGGGAGCAGAGCTCCTTTAACTGATTCATAAGTGAATGTATAAAGGGCAGAGATAGGAGCTGATGAGGCAATGTTGCTAGCAATCCCCCGATAAAGTCCAGAAACACCTGAGCACATATAGGGATTTAAGCAACGAGGCACAGTGATAACTCATCTCAAGTAAATGATTCCCACCTCTTTCAGATATGATTGATCTCCCGGTATAGCATAGAGACTTGTCTTGGAAGCGGCATGATTGAATCATTGTCTTGACTGTATCAAGTGGGTGAAGACAAAGACTGACGCTGACACCAGCCAAGGCACCGGCAAAAGCATGCCGATGTTTAGCAAAGGCGTAAGTAGAGGACAAACAAGCTTCATTCTCTAGGTCTTTTCTATCTCCCTCAAGCATGGATAAGGTGTCTTCGCGTGGGTTAGTCCCTGAAGGAGAAGAAAGCTTAGAAGGGCAGTCCGTGCTACTACATCTGGAGCTTATTATGTTCACTCCTCTCTTATTGGCACACCTATCTTTGTAAAGTAGAAAGAGAGAGTTGGCATCCATAGATCTGGATGGTTCTAAAAGAGGACCCCTTGGATTTGAGTGGCCCTCCTCAGCATAGCAACTTTCTATCTTCTCAAACTCAGCATCTCCCTTATGAAGCCTGGTAATAGAGGGAGCTACTCCTTCCATCCAGCTGTACAGTTTGTCTCTCTCCCATCTAGCCTCCGAAGATTGCCTATAGCACATCTTCTCGGAAACTCTCACCAACTGAGACTTATTAGCCTCTTCTTCAGCAGGCGAACCTGTTCTATCGGAGCGATCCCACATCAAGTCAACTGCTGATATCAGCGCATCTCTGCTCAACATTTGACTCAACTTTGAAGATCCTCTTGATCTGGTGTGCCTCTGGGGAAGATACTCAACATGTTCATGATCACTGATCTTTGACAGCTTCCTCTTAGCCTCAGCGAAGTTGCAACTATGCTTAATCGAAGGTTGACCCTTTTTAAAAGGGCCTTTCCCAGAAGCCATTTGCTTTTCTCACAAACCTAAAGAACCAATCAAAATGAGCCAATTTTCTGATTCCAATTTCAGCTAATACTCACTTGCAGATGCCTTAGCTACGACATGGATTTGTTCCAAAGACCCCTCCCTATATGAAACTTCATCAACTTCTTATACATGACAGTGGTCGTTCCTCTATATGTATGTATACCAAAACAATAGAGCCAAAAAAGAAAAAAAAGGAGGGATTATTGGTGTTCTCTCGAGAATAAGAAGAAAAAAAGATTAAAATTTAAAAGAGACTGCCAATTCAGAAAAAGTTGAAGCAAAACTTGCGAACGTTCTTCAGCAGCAGCTCTGAGATCTCAAGTTCCTCGGGAAGATCCAGCCGCGCGTGGAAAAAGAAATTGAAAGGGTTGAAAATGAAAATTACGTAGAGGGTTTATGCGCCGCTTGTTCTCGTCGCTGGGGTTTTACTTTTTACCTCCTTTCATTTCTCACTTCTTCTCTAGATAAAAGTACCATTTTTATCTACAATAATAAAAAAAAAAAAGTCATACTATCCTTATTTAGTCTTTTTCATTAATTACATTTATTTAATTATTTATATTAATCTATTCAATATATAAAGATATTAATAATAAACCAATTTTAACTATAAATTTAAATTTTATTTTTACTTATAACAAAATGTTGAGAAAAAATCTAACAAAATCTTTCTAAAAATTTAAAATATCTTCTCTATTAAAAGAGAAGTATCATTTTTATCTACCATAAAAAAAGTCATACTAGTCTTATTAGGTCCATTTCATTAATTACATTTATTTAATTATTTAGATTAATCTATTCAATATATAAAAATAATAATAATAAACCAATTTTAACTGTAAATTTTTTTTTTTAGTTATAACAAAATGTTGAGAAAAAATCTAACAAAATCTTTCTAAAAATTTAAAATATTTTATTTAAATTAATACCATTGATTAATTTCGTAATTAATAATATATACTATTATACATTAATTTAAATAAATTTTTATTATAAAACAAAATAAAAAAAAAGTGTATGCTATTTTTTAAATTTTATAATTATATTCTATATCTTCTTTATTAAAAGAAATACCATAAAAATCATATTATGTCTATTTCATCAATTACATGTATTTGACTATATAAGTCAATCTATTTGATATACAACATTTCTAAAAAATCTTATAAATTATATAGATATTAATAACTAAATTTAAAATGTAAATTTAAATTTTATTTTTACTTATAACAAAATATGTTAAAAAAACCTAACAAAATCTTAATAAAATTTTAAAATATTTTTAAATTAATGCAGCGATTGATTTCATAATTAATAATATAGTATTATTATAATGTATTTACTTATAAAATCCCACAATATACTAAAATAAATAACATAGAAATATAAAGTAAGCTAAGAAAATATCAGTTTTATAGTATAACTAAATAAAATTTTAAAATGTATTGTATTCAGTTTGTAAAAATTAGAAAAAATGAAGGAGATTCTCAATTTTCTTATTTCATACTATGAATTTATTTTAGCAAACTCGAAAATATATTAATATATAATAACAATTAATAATAAAGTAAAATATCTAAAACAAATTATTATACATTAATAATATCGAATAAGAAACATAACCAATAACATTATAGATTTACACAATATATAACACTAAAATGTAAATATCTTTTAAAGTTTTGCGATGGTATCCGTTATATATTTATAAAATGAAAACCTACCCGCACGGATGTGTGGGTGAAAAATCTAGTTTTACTTTTAATTTTTCTGTAGATGAAATTTTTTAAATTTTTACTCTTAATATTACACTTCTTCCACCAAATTTCAGTTTTTTTTTTCCTTTAAACAGGATTATGCACATTTTGGATTGAATACTCGAATTGAACATAGGGTGAATTTGGTGAATATTCATATTGGACCTTAATATTAAGCTTATAGCCATTCTACAGTGGAAAGTCTCTGATGGGATTAGTTATGCTCAATATTGCCAGGAATAACCCTGCAAGCGCGTGTGCGTGGGGAGAGGACTGAAGTTAAAAACACATGCTTAATTTGTGTCCGCATGTTGAGGTATGAAAAAACGCAGAGGCAATACTATACTATTGTCTATGTAGTCTAGTTAAGTTCTGCCACACATAAATTCACAACAATTGGTAATTGTGTATTCATAACGGATTCGAAAATATACAATATATCCATGCACGAGAACAAAACTACCCTATATTCAATGTAGTATGCCCACATTTTGGTAAAAACCATATACATCCAAGTTCGCTTTGTTTCCACGTTTTTATGTGATGTTGAATAATGTTCCAATACATGTGTAGGAAGTGATCCAAACAAAGCTATGCTATACGATATATGGTATAGTTTAGGCAAGGAAGTCAGATCCTCAATACATGTGTTCAGACAAGTTGCAGTGGCCTAATGTTATGACATGGATTGAGGCGATATAGACACATATAAGAAAAGGCAATTATTAAAGGTAAGTAAGCAAAACGAGACCACACATTGTCTACTAGTTGCATGGTAGAATATGTTAAAGATGACATGAAGGCAAACGTCATAATACAATAGGTAAGCCTACACTGCTATGTAATAAAATGGAAAGCAAAGTTATAACTGTAACACCCCCGAACCGTTTTAGACATCGGTCAGTCAGCCGGGCAACAATCAAACAAGAACATGCCCGAACTACCTTCCTCTGCCAAGTCCGAAAGTGTTACGACGGGTTGAGAATAGACTTTCCAAGTCACAAACATAATTCTGTAACCCAGAATATCCATTCAAAACTCGTTTCCTCTAATCTTCGGCCTAAGGCTTTGCAACCCGTACCAAATCATAGAGTTGTGTTAGCTTGGACTAACCTAATATCAGATTCAACACGTCACGAATATAAAACATACTTTATTCCATATATATAAAACATGAAGTTCACAAGCCCAAAATATTATACATATGTTCCATGGACGCAGTCGAAAGTAAAACATACATTTATATATCTTGAAAACGAGTCTTTAGCAAAAGATGTCCAATCTACACCAGCTCNNNNNNNNNNNNNNNNNNNNNNNNNNNNNNNNNNNNNNNNNNNNNNNNNNNNNNNNNNNNNNNNNNNNNNNNNNNNNNNNNNNNNNNNNNNNNNNNNNNNNNNNNNNNNNNNNNNNNNNNNNNNNNNNNNNNNNNNNNNNNNNNNNNNNNNNNNNNNNNNNNNNNNNNNNNNNNNNNNNNNNNNNNNNNNNNNNNNNNNNNNNNNNNNNNNNNNNNNNNNNNNNNNNNNNNNNNNNNNNNNNNNNNNNNNNNNNNNNNNNNNNNNNNNNNNNNNNNNNNNNNNNNNNNNNNNNNNNNNNNNNNNNNNNNNNNNNNNNNNNNNNNNNNNNNNNNNNNNNNNNNNNNNNNNNNNNNNNNNNNNNNNNNNNNNNNNNNNNNNNNNNNNNNNNNNNNNNNNNNNNNNNNNNNNNNNNNNNNNNNNNNNNNNNNNNNNNNNNNNNNNNNNNNNNNNNNNNNNNNNNNNNNNNNNNNNNNNNNNNNNNNNNNNNNNNNNNNNNNNNNNNNNNNNNNNNNNNNNNNNNNNNNNNNNNNNNNNNNNNNNNNNNNNNNNNNNNNNNNNNNNNNNNNNNNNNNNNNNNNNNNNNNNNNNNNNNNNNNNNNNNNNNNNNNNNNNNNNNNNNNNNNNNNNNNNNNNNNNNNNNNNNNNNNNNNNNNNNNNNNNNNNNNNNNNNNNNNNNNNNNNNNNNNNNNNNNNNNNNNNNNNNNNNNNNNNNNNNNNNNNNNNNNNNNNNNNNNNNNNNNNNNNNNNNNNNNNNNNNNNNNNNNNNNNNNNNNNNNNNNNNNNNNNNNNNNNNNNNNNNNNNNNNNNNNNNNNNNNNNNNNNNNNNNNNNNNNNNNNNNNNNNNNNNNNNNNNNNNNNNNNNNNNNNNNNNNNNNNNNNNNNNNNNNNNNNNNNNNNNNNNNNNNNNNNNNNNNNNNNNNNNNNNNNNNNNNNNNNNNNNNNNNNNNNNNNNNNNNNNNNNNNNNNNNNNNNNNNNNNNNNNNNNNNNNNNNNNNNNNNNNNNNNNNNNNNNNNNNNNNNNNNNNNNNNNNNNNNNNNNNNNNNNNNNNNNNNNNNNNNNNNNNNNNNNNNNNNNNNNNNNNNNNNNNNNNNNNNNNNNNNNNNNNNNNNNNNNNNNNNNNNNNNNNNNNNNNNNNNNNNNNNNNNNNNNNNNNNNNNNNNNNNNNNNNNNNNNNNNNNNNNNNNNNNNNNNNNNNNNNNNNNNNNNNNNNNNNNNNNNNNNNNNNNNNNNNNNNNNNNNNNNNNNNNNNNNNNNNNNNNNNNNNNNNNNNNNNNNNNNNNNNNNNNNNNNNNNNNNNNNNNNNNNNNNNNNNNNNNNNNNNNNNNNNNNNNNNNNNNNNNNNNNNNNNNNNNNNNNNNNNNNNNNNNNNNNNNNNNNNNNNNGCGATCAATCCCAAATATTTTTCCGCTCCCGTTCTGATGAGCTAAATATGTTTAATAGACTCCAGAATAACCTTAATCTTGAGGATACAAATTTCCCGAGCCTTCGGCTTCCCCGAGAAATTCCATAAAACCGAAATTAGGGTTTTTTTTTCTTTTTTAAGACGGGGTATTACATCCTCCTCCCCTTATTAGAATTCGTCCCCGAATTCTCTAAGGATCCGGTGATCCCCCTTCTTCCATCACTACATCTTCGTGGAAGAAATCTGGATGCAACACTTTGAATCTTGATTCATCCTCCCAGGTCACAATTACACGGTTCCGCTTACCCCAGAAAACTTGGACTTGAGGAATTTCTCGATTCTTCAATCTTCGTATCCGACGTTCACCTATTCGGATTGGTCCCTCAGGATAAGTGAGGTTTGTTTGCAGGTTTTCGATTTGCTCTATCTCAATAGCGCTGGGATCATGAACATGTTTCCGCAGCATTGATACGTGAAATACCGGATGTATTTGCATCTCTTCAGGTAGGTTGAAACGATAAGCTACCTCTCCGATTCGTTGTATAACTGGTAAGGCCCAATGAATCTTACCGCTAGTTTGCCGACCTTTCCAAATCGGTCCTTTCCTTTTTGAGCTGACACTTTTAGGTAAACCCAATCACCAATACTGAACACCACTTCTCGCCTTGATTGATCGGCGTACTTCTTTTTTCTATCCTGCGCTTTCTTCATATTGGTTTGAATGATCTCCAACTNNNNNNNNNNNNNNNNNNNNNNNNNNNNNNNNNNNNNNNNNNNNNNNNNNNNNNNNNNNNNNNNNNNNNNNNNNNNNNNNNNNNNNNNNNNNTATATGGTGCCATACCTATGCTATACCTATGCTAGAATGAAAGCTGTTGTTGTAGGAGAACTCGATTAATGGTAAATATTTTTCCAAGCTTCCCGCCCAATCCAATATACACATCCGCATCATATCCTCTATGGTGCGAATGGTTCTTTTGGTTTGGTCGTCCGTCTCGGGATGATACGCGGTGCTTATGAACAACTTAGTTCCCACTGCTTCTTGTAACGCCTTCCAAAAATTTTAGGTGAATCTAAGATCTCGATCGGAGACTATATCTGTTGGCACACCATGCAACTTCACAAAACATGATAGCCACTTGCGTTTGGAACTTCTTGATTTTTAACTCCTGGGATGATCCCTTTTAACTTTTCATCACGTTGTTGCTCCTGTCTGATCCGTGCGAGTAAACCTGCCTGGTTTACGGCACGTATGCCTAAAGGCTCACATAGCTCCCCTTCAATTGCCCACAAACTCATCAACTTGAGCTCACTTGATATTGCTTCCACTTCCTTTCCAATATCAGATGCCAACTTTCTACGACTTAGTGCATCTGCGACCACATTAGCTTTGCCTGGATGATATTGAATCTTCAGGTTGTAATCCGCCACAAACTCCATCCATCGCCATTGTCACAGGTTCAAATCAGGCTGTGTGAACAAGTACTTGAGACTCTTATGATCTGTGAATACTTCNNNNNNNNNNNNNNNNNNNNNNNNNNNNNNNNNNNNNNNNNNNNNNNNNNNNNNNNNNNNNNNNNNNNNNNNNNNNNNNNNNNNNNNNNNNNNNNNNNNNNNNNNNNNNNNNNNNNNNNNNNNNNNNNNNNNNNNNNNNNTTACTTTGCCTTCCTGCATCAACACACAACCCAACCCAACCCTAGAAGCATCTGCGTACACAGTGTAAGGTTTACCTTGTTCAGGTAATGCCAATACCCGTGTTGTGGTCAAGGCTTTCTTCAATCTCTGAAATGTTTCATCTGTTTCTTTTCCCCAGATGAACGGAACTCCTTTTCCGGTCAACTTCGTCAAGGGCTTAGCGATCNNNNNNNNNNNNNNNNNNNNNNNNNNNNNNNNNNNNNNNNNNNNNNNNNNNNNNNNNNNNNNNNNNNNNNNNNNNNNNNNNNNNNNNNNNNNNNNNNNNNNNNNNNNNNNNNNNNNNNNNNNNNNNNNNNNNNNNNNNNNNNNNNNNNNNNNNNNNNNNNNNNNNNNNNNNNNNNNNNNNNNNNNNNNNNNNNNNNNNNNNNNNNNNNNNNNNNNNNNNNNNNNNNNNNNNNNNNNNNNNNNNNNNNNNNNNNNNNNNNNNNNNNNNNNNNNNNNNNNNNNNNNNNNNNNNNNNNNNNNNNNNNNNNNNNNNNNNNNNNNNNNNNNNNNNNNNNNNNNNNNNNNNNNNNNNNNNNNNNNNNNNNNNNNNNNNNNNNNNNNNNNNNNNNNNNNNNNNNNNNNNNNNNNNNNNNNNNNNNNNNNNNNNNNNNNNNNNNNNNNNNNNNNNNNNNNNNNNNNNNNNNNNNNNNNNNNNNNNNNNNNNNNNNNNNNNNNNNNNNNNNNNNNNNNNNNNNNNNNNNNNNNNNNNNNNNNNNNNNNNNNNNNNNNNNNNNNNNNNNNNNNNNNNNNNNNNNNNNNNNNNNNNNNNNNNNNNNNNNNNNNNNNNNNNNNNNNNNNNNNNNNNNNNNNNNNNNNNNNNNNNNNNNNNNNNNNNNNNNNNNNNNNNNNNNNNNNNNNNNNNNNNNNNNNNNNNNNNNNNNNNNNNNNNCTTATGAAACCTTTCTCCATTAAATCTTCAAAGTTGTTTCTTCAACTCTGCGGGTCCCATGCGGTAAGGAGCCTTTGCTATCGGCTTAGCTCCAGGTTCCAAGTTAATTGTGAAAGGGTTACTCCGAGGTGGAGGTAACTCTTTTAACGCCGCAAACACATCCTCAAACTCTTGTACTACCGCAATATCCGTAATTTCAACTTCATTGCTAGCGGGTCCTTTACTAGCAGTTACTGTTACCAGATACGCTTCTCCATCCTTAAGCAAATCTTCCACTCTCAAGGCAGCTACTAAAGACACAGACTTGCTTGGACTGATCCCGTAGAACACTATTTGCCGTTGCCCGTTCTCCTTGAACGAAATACGACCTTTTCCACAATCTAATTGTGCCCGATAGCCTGATAACCAATCCATGCCTAAGATAACTTCATATCCTTTTAAGGGCACCACCAACAAATCTGCCAAGAACATCTTCTCGCAAATGACTAACAGAACTCTTCTGAGGCATTCTTTTGCTTGGAGGGTTTGGTCTCCGGGAGTCATCACAGCCACATCCATCCTGTCAATCACAAATGAACCCACAAACTCGGCAGCTACCTCAGGGGCCACAAAGCTATGTGTTT
This genomic interval from Brassica oleracea var. oleracea cultivar TO1000 chromosome C2, BOL, whole genome shotgun sequence contains the following:
- the LOC106327824 gene encoding uncharacterized protein LOC106327824, producing MEMKFGKGIDMEQSPNSVLTESEKRSTRLKPPRRDEILRVKEGFTEISFRRYRSTSCKNFSSKPDNKTEQRRGSVYQSSNKFFKELRDPQGRKDSDAKLELSRTSDASFSFRVVDSSRKGSTEKISDAKKVSDGQKSSAEPYTSGNFIDICLKSGIKDRGVVLDSEEDDHETRLPKPHSSSLEAGCNKESSRVRKMFDPFVKSKSLRSPLGYLGEAEKPWKNNERCKSMLSDYSNIHKSLPPVVNKDYVLASSPVHLHCRLKVESKHGLPVFQFVSDSPEDVYTAKTWKSETGSSWVYTFSSAGIRKRSSASVRGLNDVSKEPLLVAQMQVSCNMSSEVRKKGQDPETLMVNEFVLYDIAQARRSDSVSTKEDQSLLPLAKPDSDSRSSTLSRDGCDTMKQRSQPKRTSQSCDLEASNGTNPWSAADLHPDLEIAAIIIQETIEKRESLKYRRGDKRLMEKTNLLGLSPIEEEKKELFGSEKLKVVIPRGNHGLPTTENSGPSPLIQRWRSGGGCDCGGWDMACPLMVLGNPLISCSHDQPLVDYQHPLQLFLQGAKEHIPALYMSFAEEGQYDVHFHAQLSTLQAFSTCVAILHNTEVSDNYRNGENVQPLSHCSSLKMLIDEDVQCLVEAVTEEGEKNVPNPVKEAVIALQSYMPNPPFSPISRV
- the LOC106327825 gene encoding mitoferrin, with the translated sequence MASGKGPFKKGQPSIKHSCNFAEAKRKLSKISDHEHVEYLPQRHTRSRGSSKLSQMLSRDALISAVDLMWDRSDRTGSPAEEEANKSQLVRVSEKMCYRQSSEARWERDKLYSWMEGVAPSITRLHKGDAEFEKIESCYAEEGHSNPRGPLLEPSRSMDANSLFLLYKDRCANKRGVNIISSRCSSTDCPSKLSSPSGTNPREDTLSMLEGDRKDLENEACLSSTYAFAKHRHAFAGALAGVSVSLCLHPLDTVKTMIQSCRFQDKSLCYTGRSIISERGVSGLYRGIASNIASSAPISALYTFTYESVKGALLPVFPKEYCSLAHCVAGGSASVATSFIFTPSERIKQQMQVSSHYRNCWTALVGIIQKGGLLSLYAGWSAVLCRNIPHSIIKFYVYENMKRMVLPSIGPCGQAAQPTTLQTLVCGGLAGSAAAFFTTPFDVVKTRLQTQIPGSKTQHPSVYQALQSIRKREGPRGLYRGLIPRLVMYMSQGAIFFASYEFYRSILSLEDLSARWHKTKDGDNPNPL